The Candidatus Cloacimonadota bacterium nucleotide sequence ACTACCCCAATCCCTTCAATCCGAATACCAATATTTCTTTCACTTTGACGGCCAAAGCGGAAGCAAATATCCTCATCTACAATATCAAGGGTCAGATTGTTCGTGAAATGGGCAGAAAACCATATAATGCGGGCATCAATACCATTAAATGGGATGGTAGAGACAGCGCTAACAATCCCGTTAGCAGCGGCATCTATTTTATCCGCATCAATACCGAATCTGAATCCCATACCCACAAAATGCTTATGTTGAAGTAAGCTCGTACGATTAAGATGGGAAGCGGACATCTGCTTCCCATCGTTTTAATTTTACGCAAACACTGCACAAGAAGGAGATTATGAAAATTATACTGACATTTATTCTGCTGCTCCCAGCACTACTTAGCGCTGCCATCCTCCAGGTAGCTCTGGATGGGTCAC carries:
- a CDS encoding T9SS type A sorting domain-containing protein, with amino-acid sequence PCQILAYPDFENPSPLTFEIVYNTKAQPSSHYAYEMLDLNNFAFNDGQIIAEKDGLYQVKLNGNGSGDSDSAVGIIRAISNYPNPFNPNTNISFTLTAKAEANILIYNIKGQIVREMGRKPYNAGINTIKWDGRDSANNPVSSGIYFIRINTESESHTHKMLMLK